From the Cryptomeria japonica chromosome 2, Sugi_1.0, whole genome shotgun sequence genome, one window contains:
- the LOC131861213 gene encoding uncharacterized protein LOC131861213, translating into MVWHKILQKFNIAWTFLEDLQQFIINWKCPSAHPLIRQFWKLIPHICWNIWKERNNKIFRDTDNSVDTVVGITENILRENTLVCKWKKPQSAPLEMDCNWVRTWNIPNDFLRYENSKRMERLNTRWSTPSSSWLKLNFDGATRSGVAAAGGIIRDSLGNLILAYVGNLGSTSSNMVKALELFWGLKLALNINATRLIIEGDSRLIIEATKGVSGISWMISSILKDIWSMIVWLEEFQIQHIYRGKFGGGLPSCGRP; encoded by the coding sequence ATGGTCTGGCATAAAATCTTACAGAAATTCAACATTGCGTGGACCTTCTTAGAAGACTTGCAGCAGTTTATCATCAACTGGAAGTGCCCATCTGCTCACCCTCTGATTAGACAGTTTTGGAAACTCATCCCTCATATCTGTTGGaatatctggaaggaaaggaacaacaAGATCTTCCGGGACACTGATAACTCTGTGGACACGGTGGTTGGCATAACGGAAAATATTCTCAGGGAGAACACTTTGGTCTgtaaatggaaaaaaccacaatcTGCCCCTCTAGAGATGGATTGTAATTGGGTTAGGACATGGAATATACCTAACGACTTCCTCCGATATGAGAATTCTAAAAGGATGGAGAGGCTCAACACTAGATGGTCGACCCCATCCTCCTCATGGctcaaacttaactttgatggcgCCACTCGTAGTGGAGTTGCGGCAGCAGGTGGAATTATAAGGGATAGCCTGGGCAACCTAATTCTGGCCTATGTTGGGAATCTTGGCTCTACCTCTAGTAATATGGTCAAAGCCTTAGAGCTCTTTTGGGGGCTTAAATTGGCTCTCAATATTAATGCTACAAGAttgatcattgaaggggattctaggctGATTATTGAGGCAACTAAAGGTGTTTCTGGGATAAGCTGGATGATTAGCAGCATACTCAAGGACATATGGTCTATGATTGTTTGGCttgaggaatttcaaattcaacaTATTTATAGAGGGAAATTCGGTGGTGGACTCCCTAGCTGCGGCAGGCCTTGA